A portion of the Campylobacter concisus ATCC 51562 genome contains these proteins:
- the hyfE gene encoding hydrogenase 4 membrane subunit, whose amino-acid sequence MQTLDILAICMIVTSLAVFGLRSLKLSIIAYAIETLLLVSIFFLLSEKFNAEQLKTWAIVAFFTKVLLVPGILFWLIKKLGVVSEDEPVGGFFVSPVIAMGFSLALSMSIHPIFLKFSLIKEEIMLIAAGTVFMMGIFGFMLRNSFIKQILAYCLFENGIHLSLALMAYNSHELVELGILTDAIFAVIIMSILAIRFYKAYDSLDTSKASNLRG is encoded by the coding sequence ATGCAAACACTTGATATTTTAGCCATTTGCATGATCGTAACTTCGCTTGCGGTTTTTGGTCTTAGAAGCTTAAAACTCTCAATCATCGCTTATGCGATTGAGACACTACTTTTAGTTAGCATATTTTTCTTGCTATCTGAGAAATTTAACGCCGAGCAACTCAAAACTTGGGCGATCGTTGCATTTTTTACCAAAGTTTTGCTTGTGCCAGGAATTTTATTCTGGCTTATCAAAAAACTTGGCGTAGTTAGCGAAGATGAGCCAGTTGGTGGATTTTTTGTAAGTCCTGTTATCGCTATGGGATTTTCTCTAGCTCTTTCAATGAGTATCCACCCTATATTTTTAAAATTCTCTCTTATTAAAGAAGAGATCATGCTAATCGCAGCTGGAACGGTCTTTATGATGGGAATTTTTGGCTTCATGCTAAGAAACTCATTTATAAAACAAATTCTAGCTTACTGCTTGTTTGAAAACGGTATCCACCTAAGCCTTGCTCTAATGGCTTATAACTCACATGAGTTAGTCGAGCTTGGAATTTTAACAGATGCAATATTTGCCGTTATCATCATGAGCATTCTAGCGATTAGATTTTATAAAGCTTATGATAGCTTAGATACTTCTAAAGCTTCAAATTTAAGGGGTTAG
- a CDS encoding respiratory chain complex I subunit 1 family protein → MQTILLMIFQVIVIVLVAPLFDGMARKLRARLQSKQGSDFFQTYRDIIKLFRRGRTVPECSHWVFRWAPFFLFATSAAVLAAIPITYSKDTVFGAYSDIFVILYLGALLRFVFGAASMDSGNPFAATGGGREQMLGVYVEPVMIMCLIVVMLAAKTSNLIEIQEMVKTGVIGYQIPSFAVASIAFLWCMYVETGRKPFDVAEAEQELQEGLLGEYAGSDLGLVQASLILKQFAMIGLFLTIFEPWNFSNPFLAIIVFVIKTGVFYVAAVFIDNFGPRFKMTSSLRKNALGALAISFVALTLYVVGV, encoded by the coding sequence ATGCAAACTATACTTTTAATGATATTTCAAGTAATCGTTATCGTTTTGGTAGCTCCTTTGTTTGATGGTATGGCAAGAAAACTAAGAGCTAGACTTCAATCAAAACAAGGTAGCGATTTCTTTCAAACATATCGTGATATTATAAAACTCTTTAGAAGAGGAAGAACCGTCCCTGAGTGCTCTCACTGGGTATTTAGATGGGCTCCATTTTTCCTTTTTGCAACTTCAGCTGCAGTGCTAGCTGCTATACCTATAACATATAGCAAAGATACTGTTTTTGGAGCGTATTCAGATATATTTGTGATCCTCTATCTTGGCGCATTGCTTAGATTTGTATTTGGTGCAGCTTCAATGGATAGCGGCAACCCATTTGCAGCAACAGGCGGCGGCAGGGAGCAAATGCTTGGTGTATATGTTGAGCCAGTTATGATCATGTGCCTAATCGTAGTAATGCTTGCAGCTAAAACATCAAATTTAATTGAGATCCAAGAGATGGTAAAAACTGGTGTTATCGGATATCAAATCCCAAGTTTTGCCGTAGCTTCTATCGCATTTTTATGGTGTATGTATGTTGAGACTGGTAGAAAACCATTTGACGTAGCTGAAGCTGAGCAAGAGCTTCAAGAAGGCTTACTTGGCGAGTATGCAGGTAGCGACCTTGGTTTAGTTCAAGCATCACTTATATTAAAACAGTTTGCTATGATCGGACTTTTCCTAACTATATTTGAGCCATGGAATTTTAGCAATCCTTTCTTAGCTATTATCGTTTTTGTGATAAAAACTGGAGTATTTTACGTAGCGGCTGTCTTTATAGACAACTTTGGACCACGCTTTAAAATGACTTCATCTTTACGCAAAAATGCACTTGGTGCACTTGCTATCTCGTTTGTTGCACTAACACTTTATGTAGTAGGAGTGTGA
- a CDS encoding proton-conducting transporter membrane subunit has translation MTTVYMLFLVSAVVSILLYCAPKAAVKVGFGLSALSCFYAMCHFVANMGVSDSFALMDGFLYSPKFALNPLGNFFSFVVVFIGFASSVYGMSYADEYIKKANVGVFACLFNTFILSMLLVISADNVFCFVVLWELMTLISSFLIIVNDGKNTLKAVMVYLGIAQIGAFCITCGLLITAYYAGSFEFSAFMGVKMPFGASAAVFALFLVGFGSKAGMWPFHVWLPQAHPAAPSNVSALMSGVMIKVALFTLVKFTLYLPLSTYFGLTILALGAASSLFGVLYALCQHDFKALLAYHSVENIGIILLGLGTGIYGVAAGNLTLAAVGFLAGCYHVVNHAIFKGLLFLCAGSVIHATHTQNMDILGGLAKKMPWTSLGMFIGIMGIAALPPVNGFVSEWFTYQGMLQGAMGEGTLVRYAFTLGVVALALTGVLVGMHLKLYAVIFAGTPRDQKIWENAKESPIGMVLGMIILMIGCVGFGLGANYIVDYIMQAVNSIAISDYKASLGAINVTSPIGSMISTPLIALVLCATMILPFIILAVMKANRDKPRETDPWACGFKYSSRMQMTGGPFTGDLRKIMQWLFRADKKIVTRNYFDAVEYHNHPKDIWWGMFYEPVIKWCMKFADKLGIVQSGYTNVYTLYILIYLCAILAVGYFLV, from the coding sequence ATGACTACGGTTTATATGCTATTTCTTGTAAGTGCCGTCGTTAGCATCTTGCTTTATTGTGCTCCAAAGGCCGCTGTAAAGGTTGGTTTTGGTCTAAGTGCTTTAAGCTGTTTTTATGCGATGTGTCACTTTGTTGCAAATATGGGAGTAAGCGATAGCTTTGCTCTTATGGATGGCTTTTTGTATTCGCCAAAATTTGCGCTAAATCCACTTGGAAATTTCTTTAGCTTTGTCGTTGTTTTCATAGGATTTGCAAGTAGCGTTTATGGTATGAGCTATGCAGATGAGTACATCAAAAAAGCAAACGTTGGCGTATTTGCATGTTTGTTTAATACATTTATACTCTCAATGCTTCTAGTAATTAGCGCTGATAATGTATTTTGCTTTGTTGTTTTATGGGAGCTTATGACTCTTATCTCATCGTTCCTTATCATAGTAAATGATGGTAAAAATACACTTAAAGCAGTTATGGTATATCTTGGCATCGCACAAATTGGTGCATTTTGTATCACCTGTGGCTTGCTTATCACTGCATACTACGCAGGAAGCTTTGAGTTTAGCGCATTTATGGGCGTTAAGATGCCATTTGGCGCTTCTGCTGCTGTATTTGCACTATTTTTGGTCGGCTTTGGTAGTAAAGCTGGTATGTGGCCATTTCACGTTTGGCTTCCACAAGCTCACCCAGCAGCACCATCAAACGTTTCAGCCCTTATGTCAGGCGTTATGATTAAAGTTGCTCTATTTACATTAGTTAAATTTACACTTTACTTGCCACTTAGTACATATTTTGGTCTTACAATACTCGCTCTTGGTGCAGCTAGCTCACTATTTGGTGTTTTATACGCTCTTTGTCAACACGACTTCAAGGCTTTGCTTGCTTATCACTCAGTTGAGAACATAGGCATCATCTTGCTAGGTCTTGGCACAGGAATTTACGGCGTTGCAGCTGGAAATTTAACACTTGCAGCAGTAGGTTTTCTAGCAGGTTGCTACCACGTAGTCAATCACGCTATATTTAAAGGTCTACTTTTCCTTTGTGCTGGTTCGGTTATCCACGCTACTCATACACAAAATATGGACATCCTTGGTGGTCTTGCTAAAAAAATGCCATGGACAAGCCTTGGTATGTTTATAGGTATTATGGGTATCGCAGCCTTGCCTCCAGTAAACGGCTTTGTTTCAGAGTGGTTTACATATCAAGGTATGCTTCAAGGTGCAATGGGGGAAGGAACATTAGTTAGATATGCATTTACACTTGGCGTCGTAGCTCTTGCGCTAACAGGCGTTTTGGTTGGTATGCACTTAAAACTTTACGCTGTTATCTTTGCAGGTACTCCAAGAGATCAAAAAATTTGGGAAAATGCTAAAGAGAGTCCAATAGGCATGGTTCTTGGTATGATCATCCTAATGATAGGCTGCGTTGGCTTTGGTCTTGGCGCAAACTACATAGTTGATTACATCATGCAAGCTGTAAATTCTATCGCTATAAGTGACTATAAAGCTAGCCTTGGTGCTATAAATGTAACTTCACCAATAGGCAGTATGATCTCAACTCCGCTTATCGCTTTAGTTTTATGTGCGACTATGATTTTGCCATTTATCATCCTTGCTGTTATGAAAGCAAATAGAGATAAGCCACGCGAGACTGATCCTTGGGCATGCGGCTTTAAATATAGCTCACGTATGCAAATGACAGGTGGCCCATTTACAGGCGATCTTAGAAAGATTATGCAATGGCTATTTAGAGCTGATAAAAAGATCGTTACTAGAAATTATTTTGACGCGGTTGAATATCACAACCATCCAAAAGATATCTGGTGGGGAATGTTTTATGAGCCAGTCATCAAATGGTGTATGAAATTTGCCGATAAACTAGGCATTGTTCAAAGCGGATACACAAACGTCTATACGCTTTATATCCTAATTTATCTTTGTGCCATACTTGCTGTGGGCTACTTTTTAGTTTAG